A genomic window from Photobacterium gaetbulicola Gung47 includes:
- a CDS encoding urease subunit alpha (COG0804): protein MANISRQAYAEMFGPTVGDRVRLADTELWLEVEKDFTVYGDEVKFGGGKVIRDGMGQSQRPSAETPDLVITNAIVLDYWGIVKADVAVKNGRISGLGKAGNPDIQPGVDIIIGPGTEILAGEGAILTAGGIDSHIHFICPQQIEEALASGVTTMIGGGTGPATGTNATTCTPGPWNMAQMLQALDGFPMNFGLLGKGNASQPEALREQVAAGAVGLKLHEDWGTTPASIDTCLSVADEMDVQVAIHTDTLNESGFVESTLAAIGDRVIHTYHTEGAGGGHAPDIIRAAGESNVLPSSTNPTRPYTVNTVDEHLDMLMVCHHLSPAIAEDVAFAESRIRRETIAAEDILHDLGAFSMIASDSQAMGRVGEVITRTWQTAHKMKVQRGSLAQDSGYSDNFRLKRYVAKYTINPAITHGMAHEVGSVEVGKLADLVLWKPAFFGVKPSVVVKGGMIAMAPMGDPNASIPTPQPVHYRSMFGSYGKAAMNTSMLFVSSAAAEAGVAEQLQLGSQIGIARHCRTISKSDMKLNDWQPRIEVDSQTYQVRADGELLVCEPAEVLPMAQRYFLF, encoded by the coding sequence ATGGCAAACATTTCACGTCAGGCCTATGCCGAAATGTTTGGCCCAACTGTGGGTGATCGTGTGCGTCTTGCCGATACCGAGTTGTGGCTGGAGGTTGAAAAAGATTTCACCGTCTACGGCGATGAGGTGAAATTTGGCGGGGGCAAGGTGATCCGTGATGGGATGGGCCAGAGTCAGCGGCCAAGCGCCGAGACTCCTGATTTGGTGATCACCAACGCCATCGTGCTCGATTACTGGGGCATAGTAAAGGCGGATGTAGCTGTCAAAAACGGGCGGATCAGCGGGCTCGGCAAAGCGGGTAACCCCGATATCCAGCCAGGGGTCGATATCATTATTGGCCCCGGTACTGAAATATTGGCAGGAGAGGGGGCCATCCTGACAGCGGGCGGCATTGATTCCCATATTCATTTTATTTGTCCGCAGCAAATCGAAGAGGCGTTGGCTTCTGGGGTTACTACCATGATCGGAGGGGGGACGGGCCCAGCAACGGGCACCAATGCCACAACCTGTACCCCCGGCCCCTGGAATATGGCACAAATGCTCCAAGCACTCGATGGCTTTCCGATGAACTTCGGTTTGCTAGGCAAAGGCAATGCCAGTCAGCCAGAGGCGCTGCGCGAACAGGTTGCCGCCGGGGCGGTGGGGCTAAAACTCCATGAAGATTGGGGCACGACCCCGGCATCGATTGATACCTGCCTATCGGTTGCTGATGAGATGGACGTTCAAGTCGCTATTCATACCGATACCCTCAATGAGTCAGGTTTTGTCGAATCGACCCTGGCGGCGATTGGCGACCGAGTGATCCATACCTACCATACCGAAGGAGCCGGTGGCGGCCATGCGCCCGATATTATCCGCGCTGCCGGTGAGTCCAACGTGTTGCCGTCATCGACCAATCCGACCCGTCCCTACACGGTTAATACGGTGGATGAACATTTGGACATGCTGATGGTCTGCCATCACTTGTCCCCGGCGATTGCCGAAGACGTGGCCTTTGCTGAGTCCCGGATCCGCCGGGAAACCATCGCCGCCGAGGATATCCTGCACGATCTGGGGGCATTTTCGATGATAGCCTCCGATTCCCAGGCCATGGGGCGGGTCGGTGAGGTGATCACCCGTACTTGGCAGACTGCCCATAAGATGAAGGTCCAGCGAGGCAGCTTGGCACAAGACTCCGGCTACAGCGATAACTTTCGCCTCAAGCGCTATGTGGCCAAGTACACCATCAACCCGGCAATCACCCATGGTATGGCACATGAAGTTGGCTCTGTCGAGGTGGGCAAGTTGGCCGACTTGGTGTTGTGGAAACCGGCCTTTTTTGGCGTGAAGCCGAGCGTGGTGGTCAAGGGCGGCATGATCGCCATGGCACCGATGGGCGATCCCAATGCCTCTATTCCCACCCCGCAGCCGGTTCATTACCGCTCGATGTTCGGCAGCTACGGCAAAGCGGCCATGAATACCTCCATGCTGTTTGTGTCGTCGGCTGCGGCAGAGGCCGGAGTCGCTGAGCAGCTCCAGCTCGGTAGCCAAATTGGTATCGCGCGACATTGCCGCACGATTAGCAAGTCAGATATGAAGCTCAACGATTGGCAGCCTCGCATAGAGGTTGATTCTCAGACCTATCAGGTGCGGGCTGATGGCGAACTGTTAGTGTGTGAGCCGGCGGAGGTCTTGCCCATGGCCCAGCGCTATTTTCTGTTTTGA
- a CDS encoding urease accessory protein UreE (COG2371), which yields MIELVEVSAEATSQPDAFLSLPIDSRIKSRLKVVLDDGRDAGLFLPRGHILRGGEQLKSRCGGLVVEIRAASEQVSTVYCDDRHLLMRVAYHLGNRHVPLQVEAGWVRYQHDHVLDEMVEGLGARVTVETAPIEPEGGAYGGRSGGHHHHH from the coding sequence ATGATTGAGTTGGTAGAAGTGAGTGCAGAGGCAACATCGCAGCCCGATGCGTTTTTGAGCTTGCCGATTGATAGCCGGATCAAGAGCCGGTTGAAGGTGGTGCTGGACGATGGCCGTGATGCCGGTCTGTTTCTGCCTCGGGGCCATATTCTGCGCGGGGGCGAACAGCTAAAGAGTCGCTGTGGTGGCCTTGTGGTGGAGATCAGGGCGGCCAGCGAGCAGGTGTCGACCGTGTATTGCGACGATCGCCATTTGCTGATGCGGGTGGCATATCACTTGGGCAACCGGCATGTGCCGCTCCAGGTCGAAGCGGGCTGGGTGCGTTACCAACATGACCATGTTCTGGACGAAATGGTCGAGGGGCTAGGGGCCCGGGTTACCGTTGAAACAGCGCCGATCGAGCCGGAAGGCGGTGCCTATGGTGGTCGTTCCGGTGGGCACCACCATCATCACTAG
- a CDS encoding ABC transporter related protein (COG4674): protein MTVLETAKKLRTFAREMTNREETFSFLVADEHPLIDTRHNILLYVEGVNKSFDGFKAIDDLNLYVREGELRCIIGPNGAGKTTMMDIITGKTKPDSGQVWLGANINLLTMNESQIANAGVGRKFQKPTVIECLSVWQNLELAMSGVRTVWATYRARLTTEQKDKLESVLALINLADNAALLAGNLSHGQKQWLEIGMLLMQNPKLLLVDEPVAGMTHQEMDKTAELLNSLAGKHSVVVVEHDMDFVRSIASEVTVLHQGHVLAEGTMDQVQNHPEVKRVYLGE, encoded by the coding sequence ATGACAGTATTAGAGACGGCAAAAAAACTCAGGACTTTTGCCCGCGAGATGACCAACCGTGAAGAGACGTTTTCATTTCTCGTTGCTGATGAACACCCTCTGATCGATACCCGGCATAACATTCTGCTTTATGTCGAGGGTGTGAACAAGAGCTTTGATGGATTCAAAGCTATCGACGATCTCAACCTGTATGTCCGTGAGGGCGAGCTGCGCTGCATTATCGGGCCAAACGGGGCCGGGAAAACCACCATGATGGATATCATCACCGGCAAGACTAAACCCGACTCCGGGCAAGTCTGGCTGGGGGCGAATATCAACCTGCTGACAATGAATGAATCGCAGATAGCCAATGCCGGCGTGGGAAGGAAATTCCAAAAGCCTACCGTGATCGAGTGCCTGAGCGTGTGGCAGAACCTGGAGTTGGCGATGTCGGGAGTTCGAACCGTTTGGGCGACCTATAGGGCTAGGCTGACGACCGAGCAGAAAGACAAGCTCGAGTCGGTATTGGCGCTTATCAACCTGGCGGATAACGCAGCGCTCTTGGCAGGTAACTTGTCCCATGGCCAAAAGCAGTGGCTGGAGATTGGCATGTTGCTGATGCAAAACCCCAAGTTGCTGCTGGTCGATGAGCCGGTTGCGGGGATGACCCACCAAGAGATGGATAAAACCGCAGAATTGCTCAATTCGCTGGCCGGCAAGCACTCGGTCGTTGTTGTAGAGCACGATATGGACTTTGTCCGCTCGATTGCCAGTGAGGTGACGGTGCTTCACCAGGGCCATGTATTGGCGGAAGGCACTATGGATCAAGTACAGAACCATCCTGAAGTGAAACGGGTTTATCTGGGGGAATAG
- a CDS encoding urea ABC transporter, ATP-binding protein UrtE (COG0410) has protein sequence MLEIKSLNQFYGESHTLWDLDMQIPEGKCTVLMGRNGVGKTTLLQCIMGLVGAKSGDIIFNGQSILSEPAESRPRWGIGYVPQGRQIFPMLTVQENLEIGLPIRARGDRKVPDFIFDLFPVLKEMRHRRGGDLSGGQQQQLAIGRALVVNPKLLILDEPTEGIQPNIVQEIGDIIRMLNEKMGLTVLLVEQKLPFARRVGDQFCILDRGRHVASGKMAALDDALVKEYLTV, from the coding sequence ATGTTAGAAATCAAATCACTCAATCAATTCTACGGTGAAAGCCATACATTGTGGGATTTGGATATGCAGATCCCCGAAGGCAAGTGCACGGTGCTGATGGGACGCAACGGCGTAGGCAAGACCACTTTGTTGCAGTGCATTATGGGGTTGGTTGGCGCCAAAAGTGGCGACATTATATTTAACGGCCAGTCGATTCTCTCCGAGCCGGCTGAGTCTCGGCCACGGTGGGGGATCGGTTATGTTCCCCAGGGGCGCCAGATCTTTCCAATGTTGACGGTACAGGAAAATTTGGAAATTGGCCTGCCTATCCGTGCCCGGGGGGATCGCAAGGTGCCCGATTTTATTTTCGACCTGTTTCCGGTGCTGAAAGAGATGCGTCACCGCCGTGGCGGCGATCTGTCCGGCGGCCAGCAACAGCAGCTGGCAATCGGCCGGGCTCTGGTGGTCAATCCCAAACTGTTGATTTTGGACGAGCCTACCGAGGGTATCCAGCCCAACATCGTGCAAGAGATTGGCGACATCATCAGGATGCTGAACGAAAAAATGGGCCTGACGGTATTGCTGGTTGAGCAGAAATTGCCGTTTGCCCGTCGGGTGGGCGATCAGTTCTGCATTCTCGATCGGGGACGCCATGTGGCAAGCGGGAAAATGGCGGCGTTGGATGACGCCTTGGTGAAGGAGTACCTCACGGTATGA
- a CDS encoding urease, gamma subunit (COG0831) → MELTPREKDKLLIFCAGMLAQQRKERGLKLNYPESIAFISSAILEGAREGKSVAELMDYGRTLLSVNDVMEGVAAMIPDVQVEATFPDGTKLVTVHEPIV, encoded by the coding sequence ATGGAGTTGACACCAAGAGAGAAGGATAAACTGCTGATTTTTTGCGCGGGAATGCTGGCTCAGCAGCGCAAGGAGAGGGGGCTAAAGCTGAACTATCCAGAATCCATTGCCTTTATCAGCAGTGCCATCTTGGAAGGGGCGCGAGAAGGTAAAAGTGTCGCCGAGCTGATGGACTATGGCCGCACCCTGCTCTCTGTAAACGATGTGATGGAAGGGGTCGCTGCGATGATCCCCGACGTTCAGGTCGAGGCTACTTTTCCCGACGGTACCAAGCTGGTAACGGTGCATGAGCCGATCGTGTAG
- a CDS encoding putative urease accessory protein UreD (COG0829) — translation MTAYFSAVAAHPTASQIDLHTRKGWQAELSLSYRDRGDKTVLKHREQKGPLTVQQALYPEGEVCHSYLLHPPGGVAGGDTLDIRVDVATGAKVLVTTPGATKFYRSEGRFARQLQHLSVAQGGRLEWLPQENIFFPDAHAQLNTVVHLAKGAQFVGWELHCFGRPALNECFGSGKLIGKTEVYIDGRRVICEGLNFSGGDKLLINIGMQGFPMMGTLYLSEIGQGFYQLVQGLLSDIQSELGGDKLLVAATQVEGLIIVRALGHWSEDILHCFTRVWQQARSQTTGRAPSPPRIWAT, via the coding sequence ATGACAGCGTATTTTTCAGCGGTGGCGGCCCACCCGACCGCAAGCCAAATCGACCTGCATACCCGCAAGGGGTGGCAGGCTGAGTTGAGTCTGAGCTATCGCGACAGAGGCGACAAAACGGTTCTCAAGCACCGAGAGCAAAAAGGGCCTTTGACGGTGCAGCAGGCACTCTATCCAGAAGGGGAGGTATGCCACAGTTACTTGCTCCATCCTCCTGGAGGGGTTGCCGGTGGTGATACGTTGGATATCCGGGTGGATGTGGCTACCGGAGCCAAAGTCTTGGTAACCACGCCTGGCGCCACCAAGTTTTACCGCTCGGAAGGGCGCTTTGCCCGGCAACTCCAACACTTGTCGGTGGCACAAGGAGGCCGGCTCGAATGGTTGCCCCAGGAGAATATCTTTTTCCCTGATGCCCATGCCCAGCTCAATACCGTTGTCCACCTGGCGAAAGGTGCACAGTTTGTGGGCTGGGAGTTGCACTGTTTTGGCCGCCCTGCACTAAATGAGTGCTTTGGTAGCGGAAAATTGATTGGCAAAACAGAGGTTTATATCGACGGTCGCCGCGTGATCTGTGAAGGGTTGAACTTCTCGGGTGGAGATAAGCTGCTGATTAACATAGGAATGCAGGGATTCCCCATGATGGGGACCCTTTACTTGTCCGAAATAGGGCAAGGTTTCTATCAGTTGGTACAGGGCTTGCTATCAGATATTCAGAGCGAGTTAGGTGGTGACAAGCTACTCGTGGCGGCAACGCAGGTTGAGGGGCTTATTATTGTCAGGGCGCTTGGGCACTGGAGCGAAGATATCTTGCATTGCTTTACCCGGGTCTGGCAGCAAGCGCGAAGCCAGACGACGGGGAGAGCGCCTTCCCCACCTCGTATCTGGGCCACTTAG
- a CDS encoding putative permease of ABC transporter (COG4177) translates to MQSKSIILSALAQDRGGKLVLALLMAAVILVPIANLLLPVGHPLHIETFTVSLMGKYLSYAMLALAVDLVWGYLGILSLGHGAFFALGGYAMGMYLMRQIGDRGVYAHPVLPDFMVFLNWQELPWFWHGFDQFWLACLMVVLVPGVLAYVFGYLAFRSRVSGVYLSIMTQALTYALMLAFFRNEMGFGGNNGLTDFKDILGYSLQQDTTKIALFVCTGLALAVSYIVCRTVVSSLLGRVAMAIRDTESRTRFMGYDVDGIKLWIFVLSAVIAGIAGALYVPQVGIINPGEFAPLNSIEVVVWVALGGRATLFGAIVGALIINYAKSWFTVEFPEVWLFALGGMFVLSTMYFPKGVIGFLSGVADRVGQRKSPSESSVYQSERGAGEVVQ, encoded by the coding sequence ATGCAGTCTAAATCAATTATTCTTTCGGCCTTGGCGCAAGATCGGGGTGGTAAGCTCGTTCTCGCCCTGTTGATGGCAGCCGTCATTTTAGTGCCGATAGCTAACCTCCTGCTACCGGTTGGTCACCCGCTACATATCGAGACATTTACCGTCTCATTGATGGGCAAATACCTCAGCTATGCCATGCTCGCGCTTGCGGTTGACTTGGTGTGGGGCTATCTGGGGATCCTCAGTTTGGGGCACGGGGCTTTTTTCGCCCTCGGAGGTTACGCCATGGGGATGTACCTGATGCGCCAGATCGGTGATCGGGGCGTATATGCTCACCCGGTCCTGCCAGATTTCATGGTTTTTTTGAATTGGCAGGAGTTGCCATGGTTCTGGCACGGGTTTGATCAGTTCTGGTTGGCCTGTTTGATGGTTGTCTTAGTTCCCGGAGTGTTGGCTTATGTATTTGGCTATTTGGCTTTTCGCTCCCGGGTATCTGGCGTTTATCTGTCGATCATGACCCAGGCCCTGACTTACGCCCTGATGCTGGCTTTCTTTCGTAATGAAATGGGCTTTGGCGGTAACAACGGCTTGACGGACTTCAAGGACATCCTCGGTTACAGCTTGCAGCAGGATACAACCAAAATCGCATTGTTTGTGTGTACCGGCCTGGCACTTGCGGTTAGCTATATCGTGTGCCGCACGGTGGTTAGCAGCCTGTTGGGCCGTGTCGCGATGGCTATCCGTGATACCGAGTCGCGTACCCGGTTTATGGGTTATGACGTCGATGGCATCAAGCTCTGGATCTTTGTGCTGTCAGCGGTGATTGCGGGGATTGCCGGTGCTCTGTATGTACCGCAAGTCGGTATCATTAATCCGGGGGAATTTGCCCCGCTCAATTCCATCGAGGTGGTGGTATGGGTCGCGCTCGGCGGCAGGGCGACACTGTTTGGTGCCATTGTCGGTGCCTTGATTATCAACTATGCCAAAAGTTGGTTCACGGTTGAATTCCCTGAAGTCTGGCTCTTTGCCCTCGGCGGGATGTTCGTGCTTTCCACTATGTATTTTCCCAAGGGAGTGATCGGGTTTTTGTCTGGCGTGGCCGACCGAGTTGGACAACGTAAAAGTCCAAGTGAGTCAAGCGTATATCAATCAGAGCGCGGAGCGGGTGAGGTAGTGCAATGA
- a CDS encoding ABC-type branched-chain amino acid transport system, periplasmic component (COG0683), which yields MTTKSKLNLATLGLSLSLLSAAAAAEETIKVGILHSLSGTMAISETTLKDTVLMLVDEQNKKGGLLGKKLEAVVVDPASNWPLFAEKARELIEKEKVDVVFGGWTSVSRKSMLPVFEELNSILFYPVQYEGEESSKNVFYTGAAPNQQAIPAVEYLMDELDVERWVLAGTDYVYPRTTNKILESYLKAKGVAEEDIMISYTPFGHSDWQSIVSDIKKFGSAGKKTAVVSTINGDANVPFYKELGAQGVSSEDIPVVAFSVGEEELSGMDTSPLVGHLAAWNYFMSVDTDQNGDFIDSWHGFIKDKKRVTNDPMEAHYIGFNMWVQAVKNAGTTDSESVQDALIGIAVPNLSGGYSTMLPNHHITKPVLIGEIQDDGQFDVVWETTGLVAGDAWSKYLPESAKLYSSWSKPFSCGAFNTETKKCSGAN from the coding sequence ATGACCACGAAGTCCAAACTGAATCTAGCCACGCTAGGCCTGAGCTTATCGTTACTGTCGGCGGCGGCTGCGGCCGAAGAGACGATTAAAGTTGGGATCCTCCACTCATTGTCAGGCACGATGGCGATCAGCGAAACCACGTTGAAAGATACAGTATTGATGCTGGTTGATGAGCAGAATAAAAAAGGAGGCTTGTTAGGGAAGAAACTGGAAGCGGTGGTTGTCGACCCAGCCTCAAACTGGCCATTGTTTGCCGAGAAAGCCCGTGAGCTCATCGAAAAAGAAAAGGTCGATGTGGTATTTGGTGGCTGGACATCAGTCTCCCGTAAATCCATGCTGCCAGTATTTGAAGAGCTTAATAGTATTTTGTTCTATCCGGTTCAGTATGAGGGGGAAGAGTCATCAAAAAACGTCTTCTATACCGGTGCTGCGCCTAATCAGCAGGCTATCCCTGCCGTTGAATACCTAATGGATGAGCTGGATGTCGAGCGCTGGGTGCTGGCCGGCACCGATTATGTCTACCCGCGTACCACCAATAAAATTCTTGAGTCCTACCTAAAAGCCAAAGGCGTTGCTGAAGAAGACATCATGATCAGCTACACCCCGTTCGGCCATTCCGATTGGCAGTCTATTGTCTCTGACATCAAGAAATTTGGCTCTGCGGGTAAGAAAACGGCAGTTGTCTCAACCATTAATGGTGACGCGAACGTTCCCTTTTATAAAGAGTTAGGTGCCCAGGGCGTCTCCTCTGAAGATATCCCTGTTGTTGCGTTCTCTGTGGGTGAAGAGGAGTTATCTGGTATGGATACCTCACCGCTGGTTGGCCACCTTGCGGCATGGAATTACTTCATGAGCGTTGATACCGACCAAAATGGTGACTTTATCGATTCTTGGCACGGTTTCATCAAAGATAAAAAGCGGGTGACCAATGATCCGATGGAAGCCCACTACATCGGGTTCAATATGTGGGTGCAGGCGGTGAAAAATGCCGGCACTACTGATTCTGAATCTGTGCAAGATGCCTTGATCGGTATTGCGGTCCCGAATTTGTCAGGCGGATATTCGACGATGCTGCCGAATCATCACATCACCAAGCCGGTATTGATCGGTGAAATCCAAGATGATGGTCAGTTTGATGTGGTTTGGGAAACAACCGGACTTGTTGCCGGTGATGCGTGGTCTAAATACTTGCCTGAATCTGCCAAGTTATATTCCAGCTGGTCCAAGCCTTTCTCCTGCGGAGCCTTCAATACCGAAACTAAAAAGTGTTCAGGCGCGAATTAA
- a CDS encoding urease subunit beta (COG0832), whose protein sequence is MAGSSAFNTSAFVPGQIETASGEIELNAGRETITVVVENLGDRPVQIGSHYHFYEVNDALKFDRQACKGFRLNIPAGTATRFEPGQSRTVELVDFSGNREVYGFQGKVMGKL, encoded by the coding sequence ATGGCAGGAAGTAGTGCGTTTAACACCTCCGCTTTTGTACCGGGTCAAATCGAGACGGCAAGCGGAGAGATTGAGCTGAATGCTGGTAGGGAAACCATTACGGTTGTGGTCGAGAATTTGGGTGATAGGCCGGTGCAGATTGGTTCGCATTACCACTTCTACGAGGTCAACGATGCCCTCAAGTTTGATCGGCAAGCCTGTAAAGGGTTTCGCCTCAATATACCGGCCGGAACCGCAACCCGTTTCGAGCCGGGCCAGTCGAGGACCGTGGAGCTGGTTGATTTCTCGGGTAACCGGGAAGTGTATGGCTTTCAGGGCAAAGTGATGGGCAAGCTCTAG
- a CDS encoding putative HupE/UreJ protein (COG2370), translated as MKTSKIFSPKISLPAMAALVLPVSAYAHPGHDHASFFSGLVHPVTGVDHLIMLLAFGALAFFVAKKTVTQLSLLVAALIAMVTGTIAGLSIGAISGIEGAIAASLLVVSAALWQVLTASKPVKSMAVALCVALIFCHGYAHGVEASGNVSMFAAAMAITASALMLLGNRLAAFASSRWVSVGVASASLVYLLVA; from the coding sequence ATGAAAACATCTAAAATTTTCTCTCCAAAAATCTCTCTGCCGGCTATGGCCGCTTTGGTGCTTCCCGTTTCAGCTTATGCCCACCCAGGACATGATCATGCCTCGTTTTTCAGTGGGCTTGTGCACCCGGTCACCGGTGTTGACCACCTTATAATGCTGCTCGCTTTTGGCGCGCTTGCGTTTTTCGTGGCCAAGAAAACGGTAACCCAATTGAGCTTATTGGTTGCAGCGCTTATTGCCATGGTCACAGGAACGATAGCGGGGCTAAGTATCGGAGCTATCAGCGGTATTGAAGGTGCGATCGCCGCTTCGCTACTTGTGGTCAGCGCTGCGCTCTGGCAGGTGTTGACGGCCAGTAAGCCGGTAAAAAGTATGGCGGTGGCGCTTTGTGTTGCCCTTATCTTCTGCCATGGTTACGCCCATGGTGTCGAGGCGTCAGGAAATGTTTCCATGTTTGCGGCTGCGATGGCGATAACGGCGTCAGCGTTGATGCTGCTGGGCAACCGACTTGCCGCTTTTGCTTCCAGTCGTTGGGTTTCTGTTGGGGTGGCTTCTGCCAGCTTAGTCTATTTGCTGGTGGCTTGA
- a CDS encoding urea ABC transporter, permease protein UrtB (COG0559), producing MTSLMKLVNALIILLLSIPMAFASVSSTDEFDRVLIGKNNNEKEIAIEWLVANLSGGKAKPILRAWLEGNLFYYRNKQSESYQQLYIIPTRNAKQAENIWDGELLPVSRTRDFAKVRVNNKLRSIIRMQLASLGLNSPDANVRLQAAEGLLGQTDHEIIARISAQLSVEQDAKVQDRLQLALAISTALDNTALTQQRIAAVDVISEYKQAVVLQTFNQLSPTSLEPELAAAVEKGLGQYHQSQRFYSGVETVFFGLSLGSVLVLAGIGLAITFGVMGVINMAHGELIMIGAYTTYVMQQLLPQQAGVALLLSIPMAFVISGLVGIAIERSVIKHLYGRPLETLLATFGISLILQQAVRSIFSPLNRSVSTPDWMAGAWELNPMLSLTYNRLYIILFCALVFITMVMILKKTPLGLQVRAVSQNRAMARAMGIRSERVDALTFGLGSGVAGVAGVALSQLTNVGPNMGQAYIIDSFMVVVFGGVGNLWGTLVAGLSLGLFNKLLEPWAGAVLAKILILVFIILFIQKRPRGLFPQRGRAAES from the coding sequence ATGACATCACTAATGAAGCTCGTTAACGCGCTCATTATTCTCTTGTTGTCTATTCCCATGGCGTTTGCTTCGGTCAGTTCAACGGATGAATTTGACCGGGTATTGATTGGGAAAAACAACAATGAAAAGGAAATCGCTATTGAGTGGCTAGTTGCCAACCTGTCTGGCGGGAAGGCCAAGCCGATCCTTCGGGCCTGGCTGGAAGGCAACTTGTTTTATTACCGCAACAAGCAAAGCGAGAGCTACCAGCAGCTGTATATCATCCCAACCAGAAACGCCAAGCAGGCAGAAAATATTTGGGATGGAGAGTTATTGCCAGTTTCACGAACGCGGGATTTTGCCAAAGTTCGGGTCAATAACAAGCTGCGTAGTATTATCCGGATGCAGTTGGCATCACTGGGACTGAACTCGCCGGATGCGAATGTTCGCTTGCAGGCTGCAGAGGGGCTACTCGGGCAAACCGATCATGAAATCATAGCAAGGATCAGTGCCCAGCTCAGTGTTGAGCAAGATGCCAAGGTACAGGATAGACTGCAACTGGCACTGGCGATCAGTACTGCTTTGGATAATACCGCGTTAACCCAGCAGCGTATTGCGGCAGTCGATGTGATATCGGAATACAAGCAAGCTGTCGTACTACAGACCTTCAACCAGTTATCGCCAACCTCGCTTGAGCCTGAATTGGCGGCTGCGGTTGAAAAAGGCTTGGGCCAATATCATCAGAGCCAGCGGTTTTACTCCGGGGTGGAAACGGTGTTTTTTGGCCTCAGTTTAGGATCGGTGCTAGTACTGGCCGGGATAGGCTTGGCAATTACGTTCGGGGTCATGGGGGTCATTAATATGGCCCACGGCGAGCTTATCATGATTGGTGCCTACACCACCTACGTCATGCAGCAATTACTTCCTCAACAAGCCGGTGTCGCGTTGTTGCTGTCGATACCCATGGCCTTTGTGATTTCAGGTTTGGTGGGGATCGCCATTGAGCGCAGCGTGATAAAGCATCTCTATGGCCGGCCGCTGGAGACCTTGTTGGCGACTTTCGGGATTAGTTTGATCCTTCAGCAAGCCGTGCGGTCTATATTCTCTCCGCTTAACCGCTCGGTTAGCACACCCGACTGGATGGCCGGGGCTTGGGAGCTGAACCCAATGCTGTCGCTGACCTATAACCGCCTTTATATCATTCTCTTTTGTGCTTTGGTGTTCATCACCATGGTGATGATCTTGAAGAAAACACCGCTAGGCCTGCAGGTGAGGGCCGTGTCGCAGAATAGGGCAATGGCAAGGGCGATGGGGATCCGCTCTGAGCGCGTCGATGCTCTGACATTTGGGCTGGGATCCGGTGTGGCTGGTGTGGCTGGCGTGGCATTGTCTCAGCTGACTAATGTCGGGCCCAATATGGGGCAAGCCTACATCATTGACTCATTTATGGTCGTGGTGTTTGGCGGGGTCGGCAACCTGTGGGGCACCCTGGTGGCCGGACTTAGTCTCGGGCTTTTCAATAAGCTGCTGGAGCCTTGGGCTGGCGCGGTATTAGCCAAGATCCTGATACTGGTCTTTATCATCCTATTTATCCAAAAACGTCCCCGTGGGTTGTTCCCGCAACGCGGTCGTGCGGCTGAAAGCTAA